Proteins found in one Pseudarthrobacter chlorophenolicus A6 genomic segment:
- a CDS encoding glutaredoxin family protein — MTATPAAYTVYTKPDCPNCEKTKDYFDSKGITYTAVDITEVPAALEYITAELGYSQAPVVQNNFDDQDHWSGLRRDKLVQAAMSHKAA; from the coding sequence ATGACTGCAACACCGGCCGCTTACACGGTCTACACCAAGCCCGACTGCCCCAACTGCGAGAAGACGAAGGACTACTTCGACTCCAAGGGCATCACCTACACGGCCGTGGATATCACCGAAGTGCCGGCAGCGCTGGAGTACATCACCGCCGAATTGGGCTACTCCCAGGCGCCCGTTGTGCAGAACAACTTTGATGACCAGGACCACTGGTCGGGCCTGCGCCGCGACAAGCTCGTCCAGGCGGCCATGA